Proteins encoded within one genomic window of Cydia pomonella isolate Wapato2018A chromosome 12, ilCydPomo1, whole genome shotgun sequence:
- the LOC133523619 gene encoding DNA-directed RNA polymerase III subunit RPC7-like, whose amino-acid sequence MAGRGRGRGSTLSLTHEQLQALGIARGENNAPTLAPPPLFPKLEAKPLPLACDAATDYMLIVKDQFIGFLHDSPAYVKPKTRTDDVERYSDKYKLLAMDAKQGKVLDCVWNNMPTELRPQARRVRASTRKRRLDDPSEINKRFQTLEKKETLEENDEQMETNEGEDTVKKVEANDDEDLEDEQEPEDELDDGTDYANNYFDNGEDYDEEDDNLDDGPVY is encoded by the coding sequence ATGGCAGGACGAGGTCGCGGTCGCGGTAGTACGTTATCTCTAACACATGAGCAGCTGCAGGCGTTAGGTATCGCGCGCGGTGAGAACAACGCACCAACTCTCGCGCCGCCTCCACTATTTCCAAAACTCGAAGCCAAGCCATTACCTCTCGCCTGTGATGCTGCTACCGACTATATGCTGATCGTTAAGGACCAATTCATTGGATTCCTGCACGACTCGCCCGCATATGTCAAACCGAAAACAAGAACTGACGACGTAGAAAGGTATTCCGACAAGTACAAGCTTCTCGCGATGGACGCTAAACAAGGAAAAGTTTTAGACTGTGTTTGGAATAATATGCCTACGGAGCTCCGACCGCAGGCGCGACGCGTCCGAGCGTCGACGCGTAAACGACGCCTAGACGATCCTTCGGAGATTAATAAGAGATTCCAGACTCTAGAAAAGAAAGAAACGCTAGAAGAAAATGACGAACAAATGGAAACAAATGAAGGCGAAGACACTGTGAAAAAGGTtgaagcgaatgatgatgaggACTTAGAAGATGAACAGGAGCCAGAAGATGAACTGGATGATGGGACTGACTATGCTAATAATTACTTTGACAATGGGGAAGATTATGATGAAGAAGATGACAATCTGGATGATGGTCCTGTATACTAA